A section of the Desulfatiglans anilini DSM 4660 genome encodes:
- the rnhA gene encoding ribonuclease HI, translating into MSEGEEIVEVFTDGACRGNPGPGGYGAVLRYRGVTREISGCEKMTTNNRMEMRAVIEALQALDRPCRVRVVTDSNYVKRGMTEWLPGWVRRDWVNSLKQPVKNRDLWEELLALSRKHQIEWRWVRGHHGHPENERCDALARSAIDQCTGKA; encoded by the coding sequence ATGTCCGAAGGGGAGGAGATAGTAGAAGTCTTCACGGATGGGGCCTGCAGGGGCAACCCCGGCCCCGGAGGCTACGGCGCCGTTCTCAGATATCGAGGAGTGACCCGGGAGATCTCCGGCTGCGAAAAGATGACGACCAACAATCGAATGGAGATGCGGGCCGTCATCGAGGCGCTGCAGGCTCTCGATCGACCTTGCCGGGTGCGGGTGGTGACCGATTCGAATTATGTGAAACGGGGCATGACGGAGTGGCTGCCCGGCTGGGTCCGCAGAGACTGGGTGAACAGCCTGAAGCAGCCGGTCAAGAACCGGGACCTTTGGGAAGAGCTGCTGGCCTTGAGCCGGAAGCACCAGATAGAATGGAGATGGGTCAGAGGGCATCATGGCCATCCGGAAAACGAGCGGTGCGATGCCCTGGCCCGGTCAGCCATCGATCAGTGCACGGGCAAGGCTTAG
- a CDS encoding DUF1573 domain-containing protein, with product MRRVWMVFMLLLFMGIGVASAGAQEIKRPKALVPEREFDFKGVDEGSVLEHAFVIRNEGEAHLNILDVKTGUGCSVASYDKAVPPGGEGKVVLKINTRGYQGAFSKVARVQTDDPANEQIQLTMKADVKVPIHLSSSFVYLMVDKDETATRELEIRAELDKPLTLEPVFFDLDKIVQYKMEEVEKGKQFKLTFSTTPETPASFNGVLKLKTNYPERPEIPIRIRGRVAGRQPAVVAPPVKISKRFVLLQGEAGNEISESVDIEAAPDKPLTLTPANFSLEGKVAYRIEELEKGKKFRLHFTASGEAQERFGGFLLLKTNYAEMPQIVIQIRGMTASKTEGLPPEGRQGPPKQLQGKE from the coding sequence ATGCGCAGGGTTTGGATGGTGTTTATGCTTTTGCTCTTTATGGGAATTGGCGTCGCTTCCGCCGGGGCACAGGAGATCAAAAGGCCCAAGGCGCTGGTTCCGGAGCGGGAATTCGACTTCAAGGGTGTAGACGAGGGCTCGGTTCTGGAGCATGCTTTCGTGATCCGGAACGAAGGCGAGGCGCACTTGAACATTCTGGATGTGAAGACCGGCTGAGGCTGCTCTGTGGCCAGCTACGACAAGGCCGTTCCCCCGGGCGGGGAAGGAAAAGTGGTTCTCAAGATCAATACCAGGGGATATCAGGGTGCGTTCAGCAAGGTTGCGCGTGTGCAGACGGATGATCCCGCCAACGAGCAGATTCAGCTGACCATGAAGGCCGACGTGAAGGTCCCCATTCACCTCTCCAGCAGTTTTGTCTATCTGATGGTCGATAAGGATGAAACCGCGACCCGGGAGCTCGAGATCCGGGCCGAGTTGGACAAGCCTCTTACGCTCGAACCCGTCTTTTTCGATCTGGATAAGATCGTTCAGTACAAGATGGAAGAAGTCGAAAAGGGGAAGCAATTCAAACTGACCTTCAGCACCACACCCGAGACCCCGGCAAGCTTCAACGGTGTTTTGAAATTGAAGACGAATTACCCCGAAAGGCCGGAGATCCCCATTCGCATCAGAGGGCGTGTCGCCGGCCGTCAGCCGGCCGTGGTGGCTCCCCCTGTGAAGATTTCCAAACGCTTTGTCTTGCTTCAGGGTGAGGCGGGCAACGAAATCTCGGAGAGCGTCGATATCGAGGCCGCGCCCGACAAACCGCTCACGCTGACGCCGGCGAACTTCAGCCTTGAAGGAAAGGTCGCCTACCGAATCGAGGAGTTGGAGAAGGGCAAAAAATTCCGGTTGCATTTTACGGCTTCCGGCGAGGCACAGGAGCGATTCGGCGGATTTCTCCTCCTCAAGACAAACTATGCTGAAATGCCTCAGATCGTCATTCAGATCAGGGGGATGACGGCATCCAAGACCGAGGGGCTTCCCCCTGAGGGGCGGCAGGGTCCTCCCAAACAGTTGCAGGGCAAAGAGTGA
- a CDS encoding redox-sensing transcriptional repressor Rex — protein sequence MPDGRGEAARHAKLRFLTWVGSQHTLTVLSASVKIPQAARTSENSGDNALRKQVKIPKATITRLSLYYRQLELLEFDGYRMVSSDKLAWLCQVNPAQVRKDLGYFGEFGVRGVGYDVIDLQTHIKKILAVNRDWKIAVAGVGNLGSALLQQESLAARGFVCVAAFDSDPEKIGQLTPSGIQIQDIKELETTVKERRIEIGVISTPASAAQMVADEFLEAEVHALLNFSPTRIVVPECCLVENIDFTVKLDVLTYKLHHRLDP from the coding sequence ATGCCGGACGGGCGCGGTGAGGCCGCCCGGCACGCCAAGCTGAGGTTCTTGACTTGGGTGGGTTCTCAGCATACACTCACAGTTCTTTCGGCGTCTGTAAAAATACCTCAGGCGGCCCGAACGTCGGAGAATTCAGGAGACAATGCATTGCGAAAACAGGTTAAAATTCCCAAGGCCACCATCACACGGCTCTCGCTCTATTACCGGCAGTTGGAGCTTCTGGAATTCGATGGTTACAGAATGGTCTCGTCGGATAAGCTGGCGTGGCTGTGCCAGGTGAATCCCGCTCAAGTTCGTAAGGATCTCGGGTATTTTGGTGAGTTCGGGGTGAGAGGGGTCGGCTATGACGTCATCGACCTGCAGACCCACATCAAGAAGATTCTGGCTGTCAACCGAGACTGGAAGATCGCCGTGGCCGGCGTCGGAAACCTCGGTTCGGCTCTTCTTCAGCAGGAAAGCCTCGCGGCGAGGGGTTTTGTATGTGTTGCGGCCTTCGACAGCGATCCTGAAAAGATCGGACAGCTTACGCCGAGCGGGATTCAGATCCAGGACATCAAAGAGCTCGAAACGACTGTCAAGGAACGTCGGATCGAGATCGGCGTGATCTCCACACCGGCTTCGGCGGCGCAGATGGTGGCTGACGAGTTTCTGGAGGCTGAGGTGCACGCGCTGCTGAATTTTTCTCCGACGCGCATTGTGGTCCCTGAATGCTGTCTTGTTGAAAACATTGATTTTACGGTTAAACTGGATGTTCTGACGTACAAGCTCCATCACAGGCTCGATCCGTAG
- a CDS encoding PAS domain S-box protein: MRKKAPEKPSASGNVKKKKLSESEAASQAGTAPASPEPLSSERYQAFVENIGEGVYEIDILGHFTYFNNSLARIFGYPPEEILYRSFSIFMDEDYARKGFDTFNKIYRTGEGINDMIWEIRRKDGSTRIIELSANLVVNKASEKTGFRGIVRDISERYRAREALKKSERRYRTLLEFAPYPIVVFNQEGCVGYLNPSFTEVFGWTLDELKGKEIPFYPAEPGGETGESVRRLFQEKGLKRYETKRLTKDGRLLDVVIRDTVLTDEANGTSMELMILRDVTHEKRLARNTEALLRIGMALPQYPELEDLLDYVSNEIKNMVDSEGALVILLDHEKNELFFKSGAHDDSATERKIKEIRYPADKGVSAEVLRTGQPIIVKDAYSDPKFYTMVDRQAGFNTRSLLDVPLREKDRIIGVLCAINKKSGDFDQTDIELLNMIAGTVALSIENARFAEELKEAYKEVTALNRAKDKVINHLSHELRTPLSVLAASLTILEKRLAQVPPEAWKPTMGRAERNLNRILEMQYQLDDIIRDSNYQIHQVATILLESCTDLLEALAAERVGEGPLVEAIRKRIDDLFVPEERPVERILPHEVIPRILDEIEPRFSHRSLDIQRYFTPAPAIEIPMDVLEKVVTGLVKNAVENTPDHGRIELRLHQRGKGAELVVQDFGVGITEENQRRIFEGFFSTQETMAYSSKHPYEFNAGGKGADLLRMKIFSERYHFRIDMNSTRCRFIPLNTDVCPGDIEACTFCRQREDCLSSGGTTFRVFFPAADQDSLSGGDGPPDRPDATRTRSHELQQKGES, encoded by the coding sequence ATGAGAAAAAAAGCACCCGAAAAACCCTCCGCCTCCGGAAACGTGAAGAAAAAGAAGCTCTCCGAGTCCGAAGCGGCCTCCCAGGCCGGCACGGCCCCTGCATCCCCTGAGCCCCTGTCCAGTGAAAGATACCAGGCCTTTGTCGAGAACATCGGGGAAGGCGTTTACGAAATCGACATTCTGGGACATTTCACCTATTTCAACAACTCGCTTGCCAGGATTTTCGGCTACCCCCCCGAAGAAATCCTCTACAGAAGCTTTTCCATCTTCATGGATGAAGATTACGCCCGCAAGGGGTTTGATACCTTCAACAAGATCTATCGGACCGGCGAGGGCATCAATGACATGATCTGGGAAATCCGCCGGAAGGATGGATCCACCCGGATCATCGAACTTTCCGCCAACCTCGTGGTCAACAAGGCCAGTGAAAAAACCGGTTTTCGGGGCATCGTCCGCGATATCAGCGAGAGATACCGCGCCCGCGAGGCCTTGAAAAAGTCTGAACGGCGCTACCGCACCCTTCTCGAGTTCGCCCCCTATCCCATCGTGGTCTTCAATCAGGAAGGATGCGTGGGGTATTTGAACCCGTCTTTCACCGAGGTTTTCGGCTGGACGCTCGATGAGCTCAAGGGAAAGGAAATCCCCTTCTACCCTGCGGAGCCGGGAGGCGAGACCGGAGAAAGCGTCCGGAGGCTGTTCCAGGAGAAGGGGCTCAAACGGTATGAAACCAAGCGTTTGACGAAGGACGGACGTTTGCTGGATGTCGTCATACGCGACACCGTACTCACAGACGAAGCGAACGGCACGTCCATGGAGCTGATGATCCTGCGGGATGTCACCCACGAGAAACGGCTGGCGAGAAACACCGAGGCCCTCCTCCGCATCGGCATGGCGCTGCCCCAGTATCCCGAATTGGAAGACCTGCTCGATTATGTCAGCAATGAGATCAAGAACATGGTCGACTCGGAAGGCGCGCTGGTGATTCTCCTGGACCATGAAAAAAACGAGCTCTTCTTCAAGTCCGGGGCCCATGACGATTCGGCCACCGAGCGGAAGATCAAAGAAATCCGATATCCGGCCGACAAGGGTGTCTCAGCGGAGGTCCTCCGGACCGGGCAGCCGATTATCGTAAAGGATGCCTACAGCGATCCGAAGTTTTACACCATGGTCGACCGCCAGGCGGGGTTCAACACCCGCAGCCTCCTGGATGTCCCCTTGCGCGAGAAGGACCGGATCATCGGCGTCCTTTGCGCCATCAACAAAAAAAGCGGAGACTTCGACCAGACGGACATCGAACTCCTGAACATGATTGCCGGCACGGTAGCCCTTTCGATCGAGAACGCCCGCTTCGCAGAGGAGTTGAAGGAGGCTTACAAGGAGGTCACCGCTCTCAACCGCGCCAAGGACAAGGTCATCAATCACCTCTCGCACGAACTGCGTACACCTTTGTCGGTTCTTGCGGCATCTCTCACAATCCTCGAAAAGCGTCTGGCCCAGGTGCCCCCGGAGGCATGGAAACCCACCATGGGGCGGGCGGAGCGCAATCTGAACCGCATCCTCGAAATGCAGTATCAGCTGGATGACATCATCAGGGACTCCAATTACCAGATTCACCAGGTGGCAACGATTCTGCTCGAGTCCTGCACCGACCTCCTGGAAGCCCTGGCAGCCGAAAGGGTGGGTGAGGGTCCGCTCGTGGAGGCCATCAGAAAGCGGATCGATGATCTCTTCGTCCCCGAAGAACGTCCCGTGGAACGTATCCTGCCTCATGAGGTCATTCCCCGCATCCTCGATGAGATCGAACCGCGCTTTTCGCATCGCAGCCTGGATATCCAGCGCTATTTCACCCCGGCGCCCGCCATCGAGATCCCGATGGACGTCCTCGAAAAGGTGGTGACGGGTCTCGTCAAGAACGCCGTCGAGAACACCCCTGACCACGGACGCATCGAGCTGCGTTTGCACCAGCGGGGCAAAGGGGCCGAATTGGTCGTTCAGGACTTCGGCGTCGGGATCACCGAAGAAAATCAGCGGCGGATCTTCGAGGGGTTTTTCTCGACCCAGGAAACGATGGCCTACTCATCCAAACACCCCTATGAATTCAATGCCGGCGGAAAAGGGGCCGACCTGCTGCGGATGAAGATCTTTTCCGAACGGTATCACTTCAGGATCGATATGAACTCCACCCGCTGCCGCTTCATTCCGCTCAACACGGATGTCTGCCCGGGGGATATCGAAGCCTGCACCTTCTGCCGCCAACGGGAAGACTGCCTCTCGTCCGGCGGCACCACCTTCCGCGTCTTCTTCCCCGCCGCCGACCAGGATTCCCTTTCCGGCGGAGATGGACCGCCGGATCGGCCCGACGCGACGCGAACCCGTTCGCACGAATTGCAGCAGAAAGGAGAATCATGA